One stretch of Gavia stellata isolate bGavSte3 chromosome 25, bGavSte3.hap2, whole genome shotgun sequence DNA includes these proteins:
- the SEZ6 gene encoding seizure protein 6 homolog has product MGSPPPALLLPLLAALLRAPAHGFNGLVRKVGESAEDEGEPTALPTPAEREAEARFVSTAPTLKLLNHHPLLEDLLHEAFLKKDYLGQAPFLPAGPGPLLPASALQPAPGPPAPEPPPRTPALPRAAFPTDPLTTPAGRPGPWGEAWGAMPAADTSWSPAGVPESSPPSPSWAPATPGTSLGPRAGATAVPRDEEGTTTTSTITTTTITTLQGPAPCNRTLAGPEGWLVSPEPVTVPYDGSLDCTYTISVYPGYGVELKVQNISLVEGETLTVESVGGLEPTLLANESFLLRGQVIRSPANLLTLRFQSPWPPSPGSYRFRYQAYLLSCPFPARPAFGEVSVSSLHPGGDARFRCAAGYQLQGAHRLACRNATRPFWSAREPLCLAACGGVVRNATVGRIVSPGFPGNYSNNLTCHWLLEAPAGHRLHLHFEKVSLAEDDDRLIIRNGNNVEAPPVYDSYEVEYLPIEGLLSTGRHFFVELTTDSSGAAAGMALRYEAFEQGHCYEPFVKYGNFTASDPRYPVGTTVEFSCDPGYTLEQGSTIIECVDPSDPQWNETEPACRAVCSGELTDVAGVVLSPNWPEAYGKGQDCIWGLHVEEDKRIMLDVRVLRLGVGDMLTFYDGDDLTARILGQYTGARSRFKLYASTADVTVQFQSDPGAGTFAYRQGFVIHFSEVPRNDTCPELPDIANGWKTSSQPELLHGTVVTYHCYPGFQLAGTDLLMCHWDLTWSGDLPSCERVTSCRDPGDAEHSRRVVSSPKFPVGATVQYVCDKGYILAGAGTLTCHDRTTGGPKWSDRLPKCIPETYEPCHNPGVPAGGRQSPERRLYPAGATLHFSCAAGQALLGEGSLRCLPGHPSRWSGSPPICKAASYDEFYSNRNLDAVAKAVPSGAALEGTNVAIAVFLPVLVVALLIGGIYLYFSKLQGKPALQLPLAGSHPYDHITVESAFDNPTYETGSVFFAGDEGV; this is encoded by the exons gctTCAACGGGCTGGTGAGGAAGGTGGGGGAGAGCGCTGAGGACGAAGGGGAGCCGACGGCGCTGCCCACACCGGCGGAGCGGGAGGCAGAGGCTCGCTTTGTGAGCACGGCGCCCACACTGAAGCTCCTCAACCACCACCCGCTGCTGGAGGACCTGCTGCACGAAGCCTTCCTGAAGAAGGACTACCTGGGCCAGGCACCATTCCTGCCCGCCGGTCCCggccccctcctgcctgccagcgCCCTCCagccggcccccggccccccggcccccgaACCCCCACCACGCACCCCCGCCCTGCCCAGGGCCGCCTTCCCCACTGACCCACTGACCACGCCGGCGGGGCGCCCGGGGCCATGGGGGGAGGCGTGGGGGGCCATGCCGGCTGCTGACACCTCGTGGTCCCCCGCCGGGGTGCCGGAGTCGAGCCCCCCGTCCCCCAGCTGGGCACCCGCCACCCCCGGCACATCCCTGGGACCCCGCGCTGGGGCCACCGCGGTTCCCAGGGATGAGGAGGggaccaccaccacctccaccatcaccaccaccaccatcaccacgCTGCAGGGGCCAG CCCCCTGCAACCGGACACTGGCGGgtcctgagggctggctggtGTCCCCGGAGCCGGTCACTGTCCCCTACGATGGCAGTCTGGACTGCACCTACACCATCTCCGTGTACCCTGGCTACGGCGTGGAGCTCAAG GTACAGAACATCAGCCTGGTGGAGGGGGAGACACTGACGGTGGAGAGCGTGGGGGGCCTGGAGCCCACCCTCCTGGCCAACGAGTCCTTCCTGCTGCGGGGCCAGGTCATCCGCAGCCCTGCCAACCTCCTCACCCTCCGCTTccagagcccctggccccccagccccggttCCTACCGCTTCCGCTACCAAG CCTACCTGTTGAGCTGCCCCTTCCCGGCACGGCCGGCTTTCGGGGAGGTCTCGGTCAGCAGCTTGCACCCCGGTGGGGATGCCCGCTTCCGCTGTGCCGCCGGCTACCAGCTGCAGGGCGCCCACCGGCTCGCCTGCCGCAACGCCACCCGCCCCTTCTGGAGCGCCCGCGAGCCCCTCTGCCTCG CGGCATGCGGCGGGGTAGTCCGGAATGCCACGGTGGGACGCATCGTTTCGCCCGGCTTCCCCGGGAACTACAGCAACAACCTGACATGCCACTGGCTGCTGGAGGCGCCCGCCGGCCACCGCCTGCACCTCCACTTCGAGAAGGTCTCGCTGGCCGAGGATGATGACAG GCTCATCATCCGCAATGGCAACAACGTGGAGGCGCCGCCAGTGTACGACTCCTATGAGGTGGAGTACCTGCCCATCGAGGGGCTGCTCAGCACCGGGCGCCACTTCTTCGTGGAGCTCACCACCGACAGCAGCGGGGCCGCTGCGGGCATGGCACTGCGATACGAGG CCTTTGAGCAGGGGCATTGCTACGAGCCCTTCGTCAAGTACGGGAACTTCACGGCCAGTGACCCCCGGTACCCCGTGGGCACCACGGTGGAGTTCAGCTGCGACCCCGGCTacacactggagcagggctCCACCATCATCGAGTGTGTCGACCCCAGTGACCCGCAGTGGAATGAGACGGAGCCGGCATGCCGCG CTGTGTGCAGTGGGGAGCTGACAGACGTGGCTGGTGTGGTGCTGTCGCCCAACTGGCCGGAGGCGTACGGCAAGGGCCAGGACTGCATCTGGGGGCTGCACGTGGAGGAGGACAAGCGCATCATGCTGGACGTTCGCGT gctgcgGCTGGGCGTGGGGGACATGCTGACCTTCTACGACGGGGACGATCTGACGGCGCGCATCCTGGGCCAGTACACGGGCGCCCGCAGCCGCTTCAAGCTCTACGCCTCCACTGCTGATGTCACCGTCCAGTTCCAGTCCGACCCCGGTGCCGGCACCTTCGCCTATCGGCAAGGCTTCGTCATCCACTTCTCCG AGGTCCCCCGTAACGACACCTGCCCTGAGCTGCCGGACATTGCCAATGGCTGGAAGACATCCTCGCAGCCGGAGCTGCTCCACGGCACTGTGGTCACCTACCATTGCTACCCCGGCTTCCAGCTGGCCGGCACCGACCTCCTGATGTGCCACTGGGACCTGACGTGGAGCGGCGACCTGCCCTCCTGCGAGCGGG TGACCTCCTGCCGCGACCCCGGGGACGCCGAGCACAGCCGCAGGGTGGTCTCCAGCCCTAAATTCCCAGTGGGAGCCACCGTGCAGTACGTCTGCGACAAGGGCTACATCCTGGCAGGCGCTGGGACCCTCACCTGCCACGACCGCACCACGGGGGGACCCAAGTGGAGCGACCGTCTCCCCAAGTGCATCC cgGAGACGTACGAGCCTTGCCACAACCCCGGCGTGCCGGCGGGTGGGCGGCAGAGCCCTGAGCGGCGGCTGTACCCAGCGGGAGCCACGTTACACTTCTCTTGCGCCGCCGGCCAGGCGCTGCTGGGCGAGGGCAGCCTGCGCTGCCTGCCTGGGCACCCCTCACGCTGGAGCGGCTCGCCTCCCATCTGCAAGGCGG cctcctACGATGAGTTCTACAGCAACCGCAACCTAGATG CCGTGGCCAAGGCCGTGCCCTCGGGGGCAGCACTGGAGGGCACCAATGTCGCCATCGCCGTCTTCCTGCCCGTGCTGGTGGTGGCTCTGCTCATCGGGGGCATTTATCTCTACTTCTCCAA gcTCCAGGGGAAGCCGGCCCTCCAGCTGCCCCTCGCTGGCTCCCACCCCTACGACCACATCACCGTGGAGTCGGCTTTTGACAACCCCACCTACGAGACAGGA tctgttttctttgcaggaGACGAGGGAGTATGA